CCCTGGCACCAGTGGGAGTTCGACCTCAGGTCCGGATGGTCGTGGTTCGACCCGGCGAGGACCAGGGTGCAGACGTACGAGACCACGATCGAGAGCTCGACCGATACCGAGCGGAGCACCAGTGCGGGGGACGCCGATCTGGACGCGGCCGGCTACCGGAAGGGACCGTACGAGGCCGAGACGTACCGCGTCGAGGTCGACCACCGGCTGGTGGTCCTGCACCTCTGAAGCTCGTCCCGGTCCGCGACGGTCAGCGCGACTCCCCCGCGTGCTCGGAGGCGACCCCGGCCAGGCGCAGCGCCTCGGAGTGGTGGCAGGCCGCCAGGTGGTCTCCGGCGACCGTACGCAGGGCAGGCGCCTCGGCCACGCAGCGTTCCTGGTCGGCGTACCGGCATCGGGTGTGGAAGTAGCACCCGTCCGGTGGGTTCGCCGAGTCCGGGAAGTTGTCCGCCAGCCGCACCCGTCGTCCGGTGCCGCGCAACCGCGGATCGGGCCGGGGCACCGCGGACAGCAGCGCCTCGGTGTAGGGGTGCTCGGGCCTGCGATAGAGCTGGTCGGTGTCGGCGAGCTCGACGATCCTGCCGAGATACATCACGGCGACGCGGTTGCAGATGCTCTCCACCACCGACATGTCGTGGGAGATGAACAGGTACGTCAGGTTGAGGTCGTCCTGCAGATCCCTGAGCAGGTTGAGGATCTGCGCCTGGACGGAGACGTCCAGGGCGGAGACCGCCTCGTCGGCGATGACAAGCTCCGGTTGCAGGATGAGTGCGCGGGCGATGTTGACTCGCTGCCGCTCTCCCCCGGAGAACGCGTGCGGATAGCGGCGCATGTGCCCCGGTGAAAGTCCCACCTTGGCGAGGATCTCCGCGACCCGGTCCTCCACCTCCGAACCACGTGCCAGGCCGTTGGCGACCAGCGGGTCACCGACGATCTGCAGGATCGTCATCCGGGGGTTCAGCGAGGAGAACGGATCCTGGAACACGACCCGGATCCGCTGCTGGTAGGGGCGCAACTCCCGGTTGCCCAGTGCGGCCAGGTCAACCGTGCCGCCACCCTCGGTGCGGTAGTGCAGCTGCCCGGCGGTGGGCTGCACACTGCGGACGATGCACCGGCCGAGGGTCGTCTTGCCACAGCCGGACTCACCGACCAGTCCGAGCACCTCGCCGGGGCGGATGGTGAAGTTGACGTCGTTGACGGCGTGCACGTGACCCCTCGTACGAGCGAACAACCCTCGTCCCCGGATGGGGAAATGCATCCGGAGGTTCTCCACCCGCAGCAGCGGCTCCTGTGGCGCAGAGGTCATCGAGGCTCCTCTCCGAACTCCTGAACGCCGGGGGCCTGGCCGGCCATCACGTCCGGGTCGTGGCGTACGCATCGGACCCGCCGGGCACCTTCGAGCTCCACCACCGGAGGATCGACCGTCTCGCACAGTCCCGGCACGGCGTAGTCGCAGCGCGGGTGGAAGGGACAGCCACCCGGCCGGTCGAGTGGGTGTGGGACCTGTCCGCGGATGGAGTTCAGCGGCTGGCGGGCACCCCGGCCCATGGTGGGTATGGAGGCGAGAAGCGCCTTGGTGTACGGGTGTTTCGGGTCGTGGAAGATGTCGTCGACACCGCCCTGCTCGACGACCGTTCCGAGATACATCACGACCACCTCGTCCGCGATCTCGGCGACCACCCCGAGGTCGTGGGTGATGAACATCATCGACATTCCGGTGTCGGACTGGATGTCGACCAGCAGGTCGATGATCCGGGCCTGGGTGGTGACGTCGAGCGCGGTGGTGGGTTCGTCCGCGATCAGCAGACTCGGCTCGCAGGACAGGGCCATGGCGATCATCACCCGCTGGCACATGCCGCCGGACAGCTGGAACGCGAAGCTGTTCATGGTCTGTGCCGGCCGCGGGATACCGACCCGCTCCAGCAACTGGATCCCACGCCTCCGCGCCTCGTCCCGGGTCATCGTCCGATGCGCGAGGATCGCCTCGGTCAGCTGGTTCGCGATCGTGTACGCCGGTGAGAGCGACGCCATCGGTTCCTGGAACACCATCGCGATCTGGCCGCCCCGCACCTGCCGCATGCGTTCGCCGTGGGAGTCCAGGGCCGCGAGGTCGGTGCCCTCCTTCCACCAGATGTGGCCGTCGACGATCCGCCCCGGCGGGTCGATCAGGCCCAGGATGGAGCGGGCGGTGATGCTCTTCCCACAGCCCGACTCCCCGACCACGCAGACCGTTCGTCCGGCCGGCAGGCTCAGGTTGACACCATCGACGGCTCGTACCACACCCTCGTCGGTGAAGAAGTGCGTCCTGAGTCCCTCGACGGTCAGCAGTGCGTCGGGCGCCATCGGGTTTCTCCTACTGTCGGTAGGGATCTGCCGCGTCACGCAGGCCGTCCCCGACGAAGTTGAGTGAAAGTACGGCGAGGACCACGGCCAGGCCCGGCACCATCAACCACGGCGCGGTGGCAACCACCTGCACGTCCTGCGCGGCCTGCAGCAGCACGCCCCAGCTGACGACCGGAGCCTGCAAACCCAGTCCCAGGAAGGACAGCGCGGTCTCGGCCAGGATCATGCCCGGGATCGACAGGGTGAGCGAGGCGATCAGGTGGCTGGTGAACAACGGGAGCATGTGCCGCAGGATCATCCTCGCCGGG
This Actinopolymorpha cephalotaxi DNA region includes the following protein-coding sequences:
- a CDS encoding ABC transporter ATP-binding protein, giving the protein MTSAPQEPLLRVENLRMHFPIRGRGLFARTRGHVHAVNDVNFTIRPGEVLGLVGESGCGKTTLGRCIVRSVQPTAGQLHYRTEGGGTVDLAALGNRELRPYQQRIRVVFQDPFSSLNPRMTILQIVGDPLVANGLARGSEVEDRVAEILAKVGLSPGHMRRYPHAFSGGERQRVNIARALILQPELVIADEAVSALDVSVQAQILNLLRDLQDDLNLTYLFISHDMSVVESICNRVAVMYLGRIVELADTDQLYRRPEHPYTEALLSAVPRPDPRLRGTGRRVRLADNFPDSANPPDGCYFHTRCRYADQERCVAEAPALRTVAGDHLAACHHSEALRLAGVASEHAGESR
- a CDS encoding ABC transporter ATP-binding protein, with product MAPDALLTVEGLRTHFFTDEGVVRAVDGVNLSLPAGRTVCVVGESGCGKSITARSILGLIDPPGRIVDGHIWWKEGTDLAALDSHGERMRQVRGGQIAMVFQEPMASLSPAYTIANQLTEAILAHRTMTRDEARRRGIQLLERVGIPRPAQTMNSFAFQLSGGMCQRVMIAMALSCEPSLLIADEPTTALDVTTQARIIDLLVDIQSDTGMSMMFITHDLGVVAEIADEVVVMYLGTVVEQGGVDDIFHDPKHPYTKALLASIPTMGRGARQPLNSIRGQVPHPLDRPGGCPFHPRCDYAVPGLCETVDPPVVELEGARRVRCVRHDPDVMAGQAPGVQEFGEEPR